ATCTTGTCGAAGGCCTCGCCCGCCGCGTCGTCGCGGGTGCCGCCGAGGAGCTCGTAGGAACCGATGCGCTCCACGTGGAAGAGCTGGGTGTGGCCGCCGGAGACGACGAGGACGGTCGCCGGCGTCTCGAAGGGGCCCTCGAGCGCGTTCGCCAGGATATGGCCCTCGATGTGGTGGATGCCGACGAGCGGCAGGTTGGCGCCGTAGGCGAGCCCCTTCGCGAAGGAGAGCCCGACGAGGAGGGATCCCACCAGGCCGGGGCCGTTCGTGACGCCTATCCCGGCGAGGCTGCCGGGCTCGACGCCCCCCTCCGCCATGACCCGCTCCCAGAGCGGGAGCAGCGCGCGCATGTGCGAGCGGGAGGCGATCTCGGGAACGACGCCGCCGTAGAGGTCGTGATCGAGCTGGGCCGCCGTCCGGTGGACCGCGACGCCGCCGTCGGGGGAATAGAGCGCGCAGGAGGTGTCGTCGCAGGAGGTCTCGATGCCGAGGTAGAGTTCGTCCATCCGGGCTAGAGCGCCTCCTCGCCGCTCTCGCCGGTCCTGACGCGCACGATGTCCTCGACCGGCGAGACGAAGATCTTGCCGTCGCCGACCTGTCCCGTCCGGGCGGCGGCCACGATCGCCTCGACGACGCGGTCGACGTCCTCGTCGCGGACGACCGTCTCGACCTTCACCTTGGGCAGGAAATCCACCTGGTACTCCGAGCCGCGATAGAGCTCCGTGTGACCCTTCTGGCGGCCGAATCCCTTGGCCTCGGTGATGCTCATGCCGGTGACTCCCGCCTCGGTGAGGGCGTCCTTCACCTCGTCGAGTTTGAAGGGCCTGATAAAGGCCTCGACCTTCTTCATCGGTCCTCCTCGCGTCCGTCGGAAACGCTGGCCTTCCGGCCCCGGGCGGTGATACGCTGCGCATGCCCGCCGGAAGAGAGCGTACCGCAAATAACCCGGGCCGCGCAAGCGGCCTTTCGCGATGAAGACGACACCGGACATCGTCCGACTGCTGCTCGATCCCGACAGGGACGCCGACGCCGCGCGAATCTTCCAGTCGGCGGGATTCGCCGATCCGCCGAAGGCGGCCGCCCTCTGGCGCCGCCTGCGCGCCGCCGCCGACCCGGCGGCCGACCGGGTCGCGATCCTCTTCGACGACATCGCCGCTTCTCCCGATCCGGACATGGCCTTCCTCAACGTCGCGCGTCTCGCCGACGCGGCGATCGATCCCTCCGCGCTCCTCGCCTCCCCCCTGTTCGGGCGTCCCCTCTGCCCGATGCTCGTGCGGCTCTTCTCCTCGAGCTACTGGCTGGCCGACATCGCCATCCGCAACCCGGGATACCTGTGGTGGCTCATCGAGCGGCGGACGATCGAGCGAAAGACGGAGGCGAACGCCATCCGCCGGGAGCTGGCCGCGCAGCTCCGGCCCTTCCGCGACGAGCGGCGCCGGATCAACAGCCTGAAACGTATCCAGCGCCGCGAGATCCTCCGGATCGGCACGCGCGACCTCCTCGGCCTCGCCGGCGTCGAGACGGTCGCCCGGGAGCTCGGCATCCTCGCCGACGCCGTCATCGAGGCCGCGCTCCTCATCGCCGGCGGCGAGGCGGCCGCCGAGGCGGCCGGCGGCGGTCGGCCCGGAGCGGAGAGCGGCGCCGACGCAACGCAGCCCGATCCGCCGCCGGAGGGATTCGCCGTCGTCTCGCTCGGCAAGCTCGGCGGCCTGGAGCTCAACTACTCCTCCGACATCGACCTGCTCTACGTCTACGACGCGAACCTCGTCGACCGCGGCCGGGCGACTGACCTCGCCCGCCGGCTGACGGCGATCCTCGCCGAAAAGACCGAGGAGGGGATCCTCTACCGCGTCGATCTCCGCCTGCGGCCCGACGGCGAGAGCGGCCCCGTCGCCGTCTCGACCGGCGAGCATCTCGGCTACCTCCAGGGGCGGGCGCGCTTCTGGGAGCGGCAGGCGCTGCTCAAGGCGCGCGTCTCGGCGGGAGACCGCGAAACGGGCGCCGCCTTCCTCGGCAACTGCGAGCGCGTCGTCTTCAACCCGCTCGCCGAGCCCGTGCCGCTCGGCGACATCCTGGCGATGCGCGAGCGCGGGCTGCGCCTGCTCTCCCCGGAGCGCCGAACCGACGACATCAAGCGGATGCCCGGCGGCATCCGCGACATCGAGTTCCTCGTGCAGGCCCTCCAGCTCGTGTACGGCCGGCACCGCCCCGACGTCCGCGGCACGAACACGCTCGACGCCCTGGCGCGCCTCGAAGAGCACGGCCTCCTCGCGCCGGGCGTCCACGATACGCTCGCTGACGCCTACCGGCTCTTCCGGACGGTCGAGCACCGGCTCCAGCTTTTCAGGGGATCGCGCACCCACCGGCTCCCCGCCGGCGGGGAGGAACTCGCCCGCCTCGGCGGGCGCGTCGCCTACAGCGGGCTCGCCCGGTTGCCCGCCCCCGCCG
The Candidatus Krumholzibacteriota bacterium DNA segment above includes these coding regions:
- a CDS encoding P-II family nitrogen regulator codes for the protein MKKVEAFIRPFKLDEVKDALTEAGVTGMSITEAKGFGRQKGHTELYRGSEYQVDFLPKVKVETVVRDEDVDRVVEAIVAAARTGQVGDGKIFVSPVEDIVRVRTGESGEEAL
- the tsaD gene encoding tRNA (adenosine(37)-N6)-threonylcarbamoyltransferase complex transferase subunit TsaD — its product is MDELYLGIETSCDDTSCALYSPDGGVAVHRTAAQLDHDLYGGVVPEIASRSHMRALLPLWERVMAEGGVEPGSLAGIGVTNGPGLVGSLLVGLSFAKGLAYGANLPLVGIHHIEGHILANALEGPFETPATVLVVSGGHTQLFHVERIGSYELLGGTRDDAAGEAFDKIGKLLGLPWPGGPAIDRAAAAGDRAAFDFPRALRNTGRCDFSFSGLKTAVRLKVDALGRLDDALVADVAASAQEAIVDILVEKTLLAETLRPTGRVCIAGGVAANSRLREAMSGRAEAGGVAVSWPPAAYCTDNAAMIACAAAHHLRAGRHDGLDLNTFPRGRLFSWA